In the Agrobacterium vitis genome, CCTAAATCGATTCCGAGTTAAGGAATTATGCAGTAGGCAAGCCGCATGGCTGCCTCAAGCGCATCAGTTGCCCGAGACAGCCGCAGCGGTTTATTGACCGTGCATCTCAAGCCATTGCTGCATCATGGCAATTTCGCCCTGCTGCGCCTTGATGATCTCTTCGGCCAGCGTGCGGATCTTTTCGTCCTTGCCATATTGCAACTCCACCTTGGCCATGTCGATAGCGCCCTGATGGTGGGCAATCATTCCGCGCACGAAATCCACATCGGCATTGCCGGTCATCGGCATGGCCATGGCCTTATGCATCCTGGCGTTGGCGGCTGTAAAAGCCTTGCTGGATGGCGCGTTCAACGTGGTCGAGGGCATGGAATGATCCATGCCTTTCATGGTGTCCTCAGCATAAGCGGCAGTGGTGGCAAGCAACAGGCTTGCGGCAAGAAGTATGGTTTTGACCATGACGGTCCCTTTCTGATGATGACAAGTCAGTCGAAATCCGGCTTTTCCCGGATTCAGGGCTCTTTCATCCATCAGAAACGGGGCGGCGGCACCAAGGGCAGAGGGGCAAGCGACAGCAGCCGAGGAGCAGATGACGGCAACGGCGCATCCCCCACCATTGGCTTGCCCAAAAGAGTGGAAAAATCCGCAAGCAGGCTCACGCAGGCCGCGCAATGGCCACACCCCATTGCCTGGTGCTGGTCGGGACAGTTACGATCCATCTTGTGGACATGCTCAGATGGACTTGCTGCGTGAAATGGCGATGCAGTCGGCATCGCATCATGGCCTTGGTGTGTTTCGGCACCCTGCATCGTCATCGGCGAAACCATGCCGACAGGTGCTGCCATGCCGCTGACGGGCATGACACCGTAAGCCAGAGCGGCAATAACCAGCATAAGGCGAAGAACGAGAGCCATGGAAGCAGTGTATGCCAATCGCCTCATGAGGCAAGCATTTTCGATCAGCCCTTCCGGCTCTTGAGCTGGCCTG is a window encoding:
- the copM gene encoding CopM family metallochaperone → MVKTILLAASLLLATTAAYAEDTMKGMDHSMPSTTLNAPSSKAFTAANARMHKAMAMPMTGNADVDFVRGMIAHHQGAIDMAKVELQYGKDEKIRTLAEEIIKAQQGEIAMMQQWLEMHGQ